The following proteins come from a genomic window of Paramicrobacterium humi:
- a CDS encoding zinc-dependent alcohol dehydrogenase family protein produces MRATVIYGERDVRLEEVPDPEIHEPGDAIVRVVAACICGSDLWPYRGIRPTPKPRRIGHEMVGVVEQVGDAVSRVSVGDFVIAPFYICDNTCVNCRNGMTTSCLNGLAWGGTDETGARIDGCQGEKVRVPFADGTLVAVPGEPDAAAIPSLLALSDVCGTGHHAAVSAGVGPGASVVVVGDGAVGLSAVLAAKRVGAERIIAMSRHEDRQALACDFGATDVIAERGEEGAERVRELTDGIGADAVLECVGTKESMDQALRSTRPGGRVGFVGVPAGGPELPMQTLFSTNIGVAGGMAPVRGYIEDLLPAVLAGDYSAGRVFDSELPLDRVAEGYAAMDERRAIKVLLRP; encoded by the coding sequence ATGCGCGCAACAGTGATCTACGGAGAACGTGACGTCCGCCTCGAGGAAGTTCCCGATCCCGAGATCCATGAGCCCGGCGACGCGATCGTGCGGGTCGTCGCGGCGTGCATCTGCGGGTCCGACCTCTGGCCGTACCGCGGCATCCGGCCGACGCCGAAGCCGCGCCGAATCGGCCACGAGATGGTCGGCGTCGTGGAGCAGGTGGGTGACGCGGTCTCGCGCGTCTCGGTCGGCGACTTCGTGATCGCCCCGTTCTACATCTGCGACAACACGTGCGTGAACTGCCGCAATGGCATGACGACCTCGTGCCTGAACGGCCTCGCATGGGGCGGCACGGACGAGACCGGTGCCCGCATCGACGGCTGCCAGGGCGAGAAGGTCCGTGTCCCGTTCGCCGACGGAACGCTTGTGGCCGTGCCGGGGGAGCCGGATGCCGCCGCGATCCCGTCGCTGCTCGCGCTCTCCGACGTCTGCGGAACCGGGCACCACGCCGCCGTGTCCGCCGGCGTCGGTCCGGGAGCGAGCGTCGTGGTCGTCGGTGACGGCGCGGTCGGACTGAGCGCGGTGCTCGCGGCGAAGCGTGTCGGTGCCGAGCGGATCATCGCGATGTCGCGGCACGAGGACCGGCAGGCCCTCGCGTGCGACTTCGGCGCGACCGACGTCATCGCCGAGCGCGGCGAGGAGGGCGCGGAACGCGTGCGCGAGCTGACCGACGGCATCGGGGCGGATGCCGTGCTCGAGTGCGTCGGCACGAAGGAGTCCATGGACCAGGCCCTCCGCTCAACGCGACCGGGCGGTCGCGTCGGCTTCGTCGGCGTCCCGGCGGGCGGCCCGGAGCTGCCCATGCAGACGCTGTTCAGCACGAACATTGGCGTCGCAGGCGGCATGGCGCCCGTGCGCGGCTACATCGAGGACCTGCTTCCCGCGGTCCTCGCCGGCGACTACTCCGCCGGCCGCGTCTTCGACAGCGAGCTGCCGCTCGACCGGGTGGCCGAGGGCTATGCCGCCATGGACGAGCGGCGTGCCATCAAGGTGCTGCTGCGCCCGTGA
- a CDS encoding sugar ABC transporter substrate-binding protein, with amino-acid sequence MRKNAATIAVAVVAISAMLGMAGCAKGGVSSSSDSGTLKLWTHNAGNEAELSAIKDVVKDFNTSQSKYKVDVQAFPQDSYNQSVTAAAASGKLPCILDIDAPNVPNWAWAGYLAPLTGMDDVLSKFLPSTVGTYKDQTYSYGFYDVALTMITRKSTLEKFDVRVPTVDKPWTKTEFMDAMAKLKSSGQFEYPADFATSSTGEWWPYAYSPFLQSAGGDLIDRSGYKTADGALNGPAAIAWAEWFRSLVSDGYIAAKSGTDQTADFLNGKTGLIYAGSWAAEPVREKLGDDALFMPSVDLGEGPKIGGGSWQWGVSQSCSDSEGAMAYMKFAAQDKYVAAVAKATKTIPATDAAAAMVPGYGPDGDNTIFREFSKKYAVVRPATPGYPFISTTFQKAAQDIINGADPHQTLDQAVKDIDANQKQNGYFE; translated from the coding sequence ATGAGGAAGAATGCAGCAACGATCGCTGTGGCCGTTGTCGCGATCAGCGCGATGCTCGGGATGGCCGGATGCGCAAAGGGTGGGGTGAGCTCAAGCAGCGACAGCGGAACGCTCAAGCTGTGGACGCACAACGCCGGCAACGAGGCGGAGCTGTCCGCCATCAAAGACGTCGTCAAGGACTTTAACACGAGTCAATCAAAGTACAAGGTCGACGTGCAGGCATTTCCTCAGGACTCATACAACCAGTCGGTGACGGCAGCCGCGGCATCTGGAAAGTTACCGTGCATCCTCGACATCGACGCCCCGAACGTGCCCAACTGGGCCTGGGCGGGCTATCTCGCACCCTTGACCGGCATGGACGACGTTCTGTCCAAGTTCCTGCCCTCGACGGTGGGGACCTACAAGGACCAGACCTACTCGTACGGCTTCTATGATGTGGCCCTCACAATGATCACGCGAAAGAGCACGCTTGAGAAGTTCGACGTCCGCGTTCCGACGGTCGACAAGCCATGGACGAAAACCGAGTTCATGGACGCGATGGCCAAACTCAAGTCCTCGGGGCAGTTCGAGTACCCGGCGGACTTCGCAACCTCATCGACAGGCGAATGGTGGCCGTACGCATACTCGCCCTTCCTTCAGAGCGCCGGCGGCGATCTCATCGACAGGTCCGGCTACAAGACCGCGGACGGCGCTTTGAACGGTCCTGCTGCAATCGCGTGGGCCGAGTGGTTCCGCAGTCTCGTTTCCGACGGGTACATTGCAGCCAAATCGGGCACTGACCAGACCGCTGACTTCCTCAATGGCAAAACGGGACTAATCTATGCCGGCAGTTGGGCAGCCGAGCCGGTGCGGGAGAAGTTGGGCGACGACGCTCTCTTCATGCCCTCTGTCGACCTCGGTGAGGGGCCCAAGATCGGAGGCGGTTCGTGGCAGTGGGGTGTCTCGCAGTCGTGCAGTGACTCTGAAGGCGCTATGGCCTACATGAAGTTCGCCGCGCAGGACAAGTATGTCGCCGCTGTGGCAAAGGCCACCAAGACGATTCCTGCCACCGATGCTGCTGCCGCCATGGTTCCCGGTTACGGACCCGACGGAGACAACACGATCTTCCGCGAATTCTCCAAGAAGTACGCGGTAGTTCGTCCGGCCACACCCGGTTACCCCTTCATCTCGACCACCTTCCAGAAGGCCGCGCAGGACATCATCAACGGTGCTGACCCGCACCAGACTCTGGATCAAGCGGTCAAGGATATTGACGCGAATCAAAAACAGAACGGCTACTTCGAGTAA
- the acs gene encoding acetate--CoA ligase, with amino-acid sequence MPALPTISALLPETRRYPAPPAFADQANVGADEWARADADPNAFWEDAARRLEWATPWHTAHRWEPVREREDGSLTVPKAEWFAGGTLNVAVNCVDRHVTAGNGDKVALYFEGEPGDRRAITYAELQREVARAANALTTLGVEKGDRVVVYLPVIPETIIATLAIARIGAVHSLVFGGFSTEALKFRVEDTGAKLLITSDGQYRRGAAVPVKANADAAVADAPAIEHVLVVRRTGGQTPDIPWTDGRDLWWHELTAAASDHHEPEAFDAETPLFIMYTSGTTGKPKGLVHTAGGYLVQANWTHWAIFDAKPDDVHWCTADLAWVTAHTYEIYGPLSNGLTQVIYEGTPNTPHTARHFEIIERYGVTTYYTAPTLIRTLMSWFPDGAPAEYDLSSIRVLGTVGEAINPEAWVWFHEKLGRGQCPIIDTWWQSETGAAVMAPLPGASTLKPGSATRALPGLSTRIVDEHGANVPYGSGGYLVVERPGPGLARTVWGDPERYRDSYWSTYWRQGWFFSGDGAKWDDEGDIWVLGRVDDVINVSGHRLSTIEIESALVAHPAVAEAGVVGVSDAVTGQAVAAFVVPVDAAASAELTPELRAHVAQQIGPIAKPRDVIVVPDLPKTRSGKIMRRLLVDIREGRPLGDTTSLQDETVPQLIEQIVGRGSRPRE; translated from the coding sequence ATGCCCGCCCTTCCCACGATCTCCGCCCTGCTCCCCGAGACGCGCCGCTACCCCGCGCCGCCCGCGTTCGCCGACCAGGCCAACGTCGGCGCGGACGAGTGGGCGAGGGCGGATGCCGACCCGAACGCGTTCTGGGAAGACGCCGCCCGCCGGCTCGAGTGGGCGACACCATGGCACACCGCGCACAGATGGGAGCCCGTCCGCGAGCGTGAGGACGGCAGCCTCACCGTGCCCAAGGCCGAGTGGTTCGCGGGAGGAACGCTCAACGTCGCCGTCAACTGCGTCGACCGGCACGTCACGGCGGGAAACGGCGACAAGGTGGCCCTGTATTTCGAGGGCGAACCGGGCGATCGCCGCGCCATCACCTACGCCGAGCTGCAGCGGGAGGTCGCGCGCGCCGCGAACGCGCTCACGACCCTCGGCGTCGAGAAGGGCGACCGCGTCGTCGTCTACCTTCCCGTGATTCCCGAGACGATCATCGCGACGCTCGCGATCGCCCGCATCGGCGCCGTCCACTCGCTCGTCTTCGGCGGCTTCAGCACCGAAGCGCTCAAGTTCCGCGTCGAGGACACCGGAGCGAAGCTGCTCATCACGAGCGACGGCCAGTACCGCCGCGGAGCCGCCGTGCCCGTCAAGGCGAACGCGGATGCCGCCGTCGCCGACGCTCCTGCGATCGAGCACGTCCTCGTCGTGCGCCGCACGGGAGGGCAGACGCCCGACATCCCGTGGACGGACGGTCGGGACCTCTGGTGGCACGAGCTCACGGCCGCAGCATCCGATCATCACGAACCCGAGGCGTTCGACGCCGAGACGCCACTGTTCATCATGTACACGTCGGGCACGACGGGGAAGCCGAAGGGTCTCGTGCACACGGCGGGCGGCTACCTCGTGCAGGCGAACTGGACGCACTGGGCGATCTTCGATGCGAAGCCCGACGACGTGCACTGGTGCACCGCCGACCTCGCCTGGGTCACCGCGCACACCTACGAGATCTACGGGCCGCTCTCGAACGGCCTCACGCAAGTCATCTACGAAGGCACGCCCAACACACCGCACACAGCCAGGCACTTCGAGATCATCGAGCGGTATGGAGTCACCACCTACTACACGGCGCCCACGCTCATCCGCACGCTCATGAGCTGGTTCCCCGACGGCGCGCCCGCCGAGTACGACCTTTCGTCGATCCGGGTGCTGGGGACCGTCGGCGAGGCGATCAACCCTGAGGCGTGGGTGTGGTTCCACGAGAAGCTCGGACGCGGGCAGTGCCCCATCATCGACACCTGGTGGCAGTCCGAGACCGGGGCCGCCGTCATGGCGCCGCTGCCCGGCGCGTCCACGCTCAAGCCCGGCTCGGCCACGCGCGCGCTGCCCGGGCTGTCGACCCGCATCGTCGACGAGCACGGCGCGAACGTGCCCTACGGCTCCGGCGGCTACCTCGTCGTCGAGCGGCCGGGCCCCGGCCTCGCCCGCACCGTGTGGGGCGACCCCGAGCGCTACCGCGACTCCTACTGGAGCACGTACTGGCGGCAGGGCTGGTTCTTCTCGGGCGACGGTGCCAAGTGGGACGACGAGGGCGACATCTGGGTGCTCGGCCGCGTCGACGACGTCATCAACGTCTCCGGGCACCGGCTCTCGACGATCGAGATCGAGTCGGCGCTCGTCGCGCACCCGGCCGTGGCCGAGGCCGGCGTCGTTGGGGTGTCGGATGCCGTGACCGGGCAGGCCGTCGCCGCCTTCGTCGTTCCGGTCGACGCCGCAGCATCCGCGGAGCTGACGCCGGAGCTGCGCGCGCACGTGGCACAGCAGATCGGGCCGATCGCCAAGCCGCGCGACGTGATCGTCGTTCCCGACCTGCCGAAGACCCGCTCGGGAAAGATCATGCGGCGCCTGCTCGTCGACATCCGCGAGGGCCGCCCGCTCGGCGACACCACGAGCCTGCAGGACGAAACGGTGCCGCAGCTCATCGAGCAGATCGTCGGCCGCGGCAGCCGACCGAGGGAATAG
- a CDS encoding glycoside hydrolase family 32 protein, with protein sequence MTQTKQIGTPRPSIHFAPRRHWINDPNGLVYYGNRYHLFFQHNPEGDTHGNMSWGHATSCDLVHWQEHPVAISHTEEEEVFSGSTVFDEANSSGLGNAQNPPLVAIYTSAYRAERRQAQSLAYSTDGGRTWARYHGNPVLDRGSSDFRDPKVFRYTLGDGPYWVMVAVEAAARQVVLYRSDDLKSWTYLSSYGPAGAVGGVWECPDLFPLPVDGDAEQQRWVLLISLNPGGVAGGSGTQYVVGQFDGIRFTPDEPLETLSGEREPLEGLAWLDWGRDCYAGVTFSGLPLHERILMAWMSNWDYAHAVPTTPWRGMMTTARRLTLRSIGGRARLCAEPVLPPGRVAEELAPCTLANGESLVVQLPDVARIDFRIRALETASVELRGSDGSVMLTFDGASGRIHLDRRSADVMGHPLYPSIDTAPSLTRGSMLDATIVLDTGSVEIFADQGSRNFTDLAFLGEARVLTMHAVAGSVSVDELRVLNLEAR encoded by the coding sequence ATGACGCAGACGAAGCAGATCGGGACGCCGAGGCCGTCCATTCACTTCGCCCCGCGACGGCATTGGATTAACGACCCGAATGGGCTTGTCTATTACGGCAATCGTTACCACCTCTTCTTCCAGCACAATCCCGAAGGCGACACACACGGGAATATGAGCTGGGGCCATGCAACAAGCTGCGACCTTGTCCATTGGCAAGAGCATCCGGTCGCGATTTCCCACACTGAGGAGGAAGAGGTCTTCTCGGGGTCCACGGTGTTCGACGAGGCGAACTCAAGTGGCCTCGGCAACGCGCAGAACCCGCCCCTCGTCGCGATCTATACATCGGCGTACCGCGCTGAAAGGCGCCAGGCCCAGTCCCTTGCGTATAGCACTGACGGCGGTAGGACATGGGCCCGATACCATGGCAATCCGGTTCTCGATCGCGGATCCAGCGACTTTCGCGATCCGAAAGTGTTCCGCTACACGCTCGGCGATGGGCCGTACTGGGTCATGGTTGCAGTAGAAGCCGCCGCCCGTCAGGTGGTTCTCTACCGGTCAGATGACTTGAAGAGCTGGACATACCTGTCCTCATACGGCCCAGCGGGCGCAGTTGGAGGCGTCTGGGAATGCCCGGATCTGTTCCCGCTGCCCGTCGACGGCGATGCGGAGCAGCAGCGCTGGGTGCTTCTCATCTCCCTCAATCCTGGCGGTGTCGCAGGCGGTTCTGGCACGCAGTATGTTGTCGGCCAGTTTGACGGCATTCGATTCACACCAGACGAGCCACTGGAAACCCTGTCCGGCGAGCGCGAACCGCTGGAGGGACTGGCATGGCTCGATTGGGGCCGCGATTGCTATGCCGGAGTGACATTCAGTGGGCTGCCGCTTCATGAGCGCATCCTCATGGCATGGATGAGCAATTGGGATTACGCGCACGCAGTCCCGACAACACCGTGGCGCGGCATGATGACAACCGCACGCCGGTTGACCCTGCGCTCGATCGGTGGACGTGCGCGACTCTGCGCAGAACCGGTCCTCCCGCCAGGGCGTGTCGCCGAGGAGCTTGCGCCGTGCACTTTAGCGAACGGTGAGTCACTTGTGGTCCAACTCCCTGACGTGGCGCGAATCGACTTTCGCATCCGAGCACTCGAAACAGCAAGTGTGGAGCTCCGTGGTAGCGACGGTTCTGTGATGCTCACATTTGATGGCGCGAGTGGCCGGATCCATCTTGATCGCCGAAGCGCGGACGTCATGGGGCACCCGTTGTACCCGAGCATCGACACCGCGCCCTCTCTCACCAGAGGGTCGATGCTCGATGCCACGATCGTTCTTGATACCGGATCTGTCGAGATTTTCGCGGACCAGGGGTCGCGCAACTTTACCGATCTCGCGTTCCTCGGTGAGGCGCGAGTCTTGACCATGCATGCGGTCGCTGGCTCTGTGTCTGTCGACGAACTCCGTGTGCTGAATCTGGAGGCCCGCTGA
- a CDS encoding LacI family DNA-binding transcriptional regulator, with product MGPTGKRPTLADVAERSGLSKTAVSLVLNERPGSRLSDEAAARIRTAAAELGYKPNPAAQSLRLGKTKTIGFISDEVTITRYASGMIRGVLGTAKELDHTVLIAETARHMEDLGTAMDAMRDRNVDGILVGLMGARVIDIPLPDRKTPVVIVNGRTPDEVPSILPDEYEAGRSVARELIGQGHSRIGIIGDLPRIVVDPRKTATIGVRFRGIDDALDAAGITPVRVDLEDWSPAIGYSAAITMLRSNPDLTAILAGNDNVAFGAYQALTELGRRVPDDISVISFDDDELASYLRPGLTTCRLPYEQMASLGVEMVLGKTELAHRLVPMPLIRRGSVAPAAAATEPAPV from the coding sequence ATGGGGCCGACGGGAAAGCGTCCGACACTGGCGGATGTCGCCGAGCGATCCGGATTATCGAAGACAGCCGTCAGCCTCGTCTTGAACGAGCGCCCGGGCTCGCGCCTCTCTGATGAGGCCGCCGCCCGCATTCGCACCGCGGCTGCCGAATTGGGCTATAAGCCGAACCCAGCCGCGCAAAGCCTGCGCCTCGGGAAGACCAAAACGATCGGATTCATCTCAGATGAGGTGACGATCACTCGCTACGCGTCCGGGATGATCCGCGGGGTGCTCGGCACCGCGAAGGAACTCGACCACACGGTGCTCATCGCGGAGACAGCCCGGCACATGGAGGACCTCGGCACGGCGATGGACGCCATGCGGGATCGCAATGTCGACGGCATCCTGGTCGGCCTCATGGGTGCGCGCGTCATCGACATCCCCCTCCCCGACAGGAAGACACCCGTCGTGATCGTGAACGGTCGGACCCCAGACGAGGTTCCGAGCATCCTTCCTGACGAGTACGAGGCTGGTCGTTCCGTGGCCAGGGAGCTCATCGGTCAAGGACACTCCCGAATCGGCATCATCGGGGATCTTCCGCGAATCGTGGTCGATCCGCGAAAAACGGCCACTATCGGTGTGCGATTCCGGGGAATCGACGACGCTCTCGATGCGGCAGGCATTACGCCGGTCCGCGTGGATCTCGAGGATTGGAGTCCCGCAATTGGATACTCGGCAGCGATAACCATGCTACGGAGTAACCCGGATCTCACGGCGATCCTTGCGGGAAACGACAACGTCGCATTCGGCGCTTATCAGGCGCTGACGGAGCTGGGCCGGCGGGTGCCCGACGACATCTCCGTCATCTCCTTTGACGACGATGAGCTTGCTAGCTACCTTCGACCGGGCCTCACCACGTGTCGCCTCCCGTATGAGCAAATGGCGAGCCTCGGCGTGGAGATGGTCCTCGGAAAGACAGAGCTTGCGCATCGGCTCGTCCCTATGCCACTCATCCGAAGAGGCTCGGTCGCCCCCGCCGCCGCTGCGACCGAGCCGGCCCCGGTCTGA
- a CDS encoding carbohydrate ABC transporter permease — protein sequence MFLPAGVLILTFLVIPIALTFILAFTNTRLISPEPGRFIGLENFANLFTDDTFWAALRNTVIFTIVVVPVQSGLALLVAVLVNSKVRGTTFFRTVYFLPVVTSIVVVSMLWLFLYQRNGLINVLLSKIGIQGPDWLGDPHWALFAIIVMSIWQAMGFHMIIWLSGLQTIPGELYEAAALDGATRWQQFAHVTWPGLRATRTFILITITIAAFGLFAQINVMTQGGPLDATTTLVFGAVRAGFQQQQTGYASAISLVFFVLVLIVTLIQTLLTRDKEAK from the coding sequence ATGTTCCTCCCCGCCGGCGTGCTGATACTCACGTTCCTTGTGATCCCCATCGCGTTGACGTTTATTCTTGCGTTCACGAACACACGGCTTATCTCGCCGGAACCCGGCCGGTTCATCGGGCTGGAGAATTTCGCGAACCTCTTCACTGACGACACTTTCTGGGCGGCGCTGCGCAACACCGTCATCTTCACGATCGTCGTGGTACCGGTGCAATCGGGCCTGGCCCTTCTCGTGGCTGTGCTCGTGAACTCAAAGGTGCGCGGCACGACGTTCTTCCGAACCGTGTACTTCTTGCCAGTCGTCACCTCGATCGTCGTCGTGTCGATGCTCTGGCTGTTCCTTTATCAAAGGAACGGGCTGATCAACGTCCTGCTGTCCAAGATCGGGATACAGGGGCCGGATTGGCTTGGTGATCCGCATTGGGCGTTGTTCGCGATAATCGTGATGTCGATCTGGCAGGCGATGGGCTTCCACATGATCATCTGGCTTTCCGGTCTGCAGACCATCCCGGGCGAACTCTACGAAGCTGCCGCGCTCGATGGCGCGACTCGCTGGCAGCAGTTCGCGCACGTCACGTGGCCGGGCTTGCGCGCCACTCGCACGTTCATTCTGATCACCATCACGATCGCAGCATTCGGTCTGTTCGCGCAGATCAACGTGATGACACAAGGGGGACCGCTTGACGCGACCACAACGCTCGTATTCGGAGCGGTACGCGCCGGGTTCCAGCAGCAGCAGACGGGATATGCGTCGGCGATCTCACTGGTGTTCTTCGTACTGGTGCTGATCGTCACCCTTATCCAGACTCTCCTCACTCGTGACAAGGAGGCCAAGTGA
- a CDS encoding carbohydrate kinase family protein: protein MVDSVSPVVVIGDALIDELRDGNSYRETVGGAALNVAIGLTRLGVPATLIAMVGADAAGQQIREHLREHGVGLLATLSPRGSARAVSTRVGGEPLYEFNAAARERAICVGDAERRAIAAAPYVVVSSFPFDDNAQTDALASAVEDCKLVIDPNPRAGMLTDADEFAQRFEELAARCLLVKIGADDAALLYKISVGELRVRLANAGVHAVLATDGPSGATVQIGKRVIASSTVQLPGPVIDTMGAGDAVLASTVASLMQDEPVDEVSWSRAIERAMQIAAETVRHEGAMLRAPQFLA from the coding sequence ATGGTGGATAGTGTATCTCCCGTTGTCGTGATCGGTGATGCCCTCATCGATGAACTGCGTGATGGCAACTCGTACCGTGAGACCGTGGGAGGTGCAGCGCTCAACGTAGCGATTGGGCTGACGCGCCTCGGAGTGCCGGCGACTCTGATCGCCATGGTTGGTGCGGATGCTGCCGGCCAACAGATTCGCGAGCACCTTCGCGAGCACGGAGTTGGGCTCCTCGCAACGCTCTCACCGCGCGGCTCGGCGCGCGCCGTCTCGACGCGGGTCGGTGGCGAACCCCTATACGAATTTAACGCCGCTGCTCGCGAGCGAGCGATATGCGTCGGTGACGCGGAACGGCGGGCGATCGCAGCCGCGCCGTACGTCGTAGTCAGCAGCTTTCCGTTCGATGACAACGCACAGACTGACGCGCTGGCTTCTGCCGTCGAGGACTGCAAGCTGGTCATCGACCCGAACCCGCGCGCGGGAATGCTGACGGATGCCGACGAATTCGCCCAGAGATTCGAGGAGCTCGCGGCGCGTTGCCTACTCGTCAAGATCGGGGCGGATGATGCGGCGCTGCTCTACAAGATCTCGGTCGGCGAACTCCGAGTGCGGCTTGCGAACGCCGGAGTCCATGCGGTGCTGGCAACCGACGGGCCTTCAGGCGCAACGGTCCAGATCGGAAAACGAGTCATTGCGTCCTCGACCGTGCAACTCCCTGGACCCGTGATCGACACGATGGGAGCCGGGGACGCGGTTCTCGCCTCGACCGTCGCCTCGCTCATGCAGGATGAGCCCGTGGACGAAGTCAGCTGGAGTCGCGCGATTGAACGGGCCATGCAGATCGCGGCAGAAACGGTGCGCCACGAGGGAGCGATGCTTAGGGCACCTCAATTCCTCGCGTGA
- a CDS encoding carbohydrate ABC transporter permease, with the protein MSTLTAGDLTDLRHEIQPERARRRPVGWRAPVLLIVKILLALLFGLPLVFMIVSSFKPDLQIFADLNGVQAFLPVGDLTLDNYLGVFERVPFAQFLLNSVMISVITVGLGIIVNSLAAFAMARMRLPGRKWLLGIVLATLIVPFEVMALPMLWWVNQLPYFDGAEFVQGWLDTYAVQIVPFIANAFSIFLFYQYFSSIPKELDEAARMDGAGWFRIYRTIVLPLAGPAVATAAILTFLPAWNQYLWPLMVTQSEAIRPVMVGIDYFKQLNVSWGQIMAYASVITVPVLALFVAFQRAFVNSIAASGVKG; encoded by the coding sequence ATGAGCACCCTTACAGCTGGCGACCTAACTGATCTCCGGCACGAAATTCAGCCTGAACGTGCCAGACGTCGTCCGGTGGGATGGCGCGCCCCGGTCCTGCTGATCGTCAAGATTCTGCTAGCGCTCTTGTTCGGCTTGCCGCTGGTATTCATGATCGTGTCCAGCTTCAAACCCGACCTTCAGATCTTCGCTGACTTGAACGGCGTTCAGGCGTTCCTACCTGTTGGAGATCTCACTCTCGACAACTACCTCGGCGTGTTCGAGCGGGTTCCGTTTGCACAATTCCTGCTCAACTCGGTCATGATTTCCGTAATAACTGTCGGACTAGGCATCATCGTCAACTCGCTCGCGGCTTTCGCGATGGCGCGTATGCGACTGCCCGGACGCAAGTGGCTTCTCGGCATCGTGTTGGCCACCTTGATCGTGCCCTTCGAAGTCATGGCGTTACCCATGCTGTGGTGGGTGAACCAGCTCCCGTATTTCGACGGGGCCGAGTTCGTTCAGGGATGGCTCGACACCTACGCGGTTCAGATTGTTCCGTTCATAGCCAACGCCTTCTCCATCTTCCTCTTCTACCAGTACTTCAGTTCGATCCCGAAGGAACTCGACGAGGCAGCGCGCATGGACGGCGCCGGATGGTTCCGCATATACCGCACGATCGTCCTGCCGTTGGCCGGCCCTGCCGTGGCCACTGCCGCGATCCTCACATTCCTCCCTGCCTGGAACCAATACTTGTGGCCGCTCATGGTGACACAGAGCGAAGCTATCCGGCCAGTCATGGTCGGCATTGACTATTTCAAGCAATTGAACGTGTCATGGGGACAGATCATGGCCTACGCAAGCGTGATCACCGTGCCTGTGCTCGCCTTGTTCGTCGCTTTTCAACGCGCCTTCGTGAACTCAATCGCAGCGTCAGGAGTGAAAGGATGA
- a CDS encoding nitroreductase family protein → MTPTDRLAVTSSPISEVIAGRWSPRSFDAGIDITETQLTSALEAARWSASAANTQPWRFIVARRGTPEHATIVENLLGFNQLWASSAAALIVNVAETATEDGTQLRWAEYDLGQAAATLALQAHKDGLHVHQMGGFDPEGLRTAFALDARFEVVSVTALGVLATPDALPNDVLREREIAPRQRKPLDEILLVNA, encoded by the coding sequence ATGACACCGACCGACCGTCTCGCCGTCACCAGCAGCCCGATCTCCGAAGTGATCGCGGGCCGCTGGAGCCCCCGCTCGTTCGACGCCGGGATCGACATCACCGAGACGCAGCTGACGAGCGCCCTCGAGGCCGCGCGCTGGTCGGCGTCGGCAGCCAACACGCAGCCCTGGCGCTTCATCGTCGCGCGGCGCGGCACGCCGGAGCACGCGACGATCGTCGAGAACCTCCTCGGCTTCAACCAGCTCTGGGCCAGTTCGGCGGCCGCGCTCATCGTGAACGTGGCGGAGACCGCGACGGAGGACGGCACGCAACTGCGCTGGGCCGAGTATGACCTCGGCCAGGCGGCGGCGACGCTCGCGCTGCAGGCGCACAAGGACGGCCTGCACGTGCACCAGATGGGCGGCTTCGACCCCGAGGGGCTGCGCACAGCCTTCGCTCTCGACGCGCGCTTCGAAGTGGTCTCGGTGACGGCGCTCGGTGTTCTCGCGACGCCCGATGCGCTGCCGAACGACGTGCTGCGTGAGCGCGAGATCGCGCCGCGTCAGCGCAAGCCGCTCGACGAGATCCTTCTCGTCAACGCGTGA